One Antennarius striatus isolate MH-2024 chromosome 17, ASM4005453v1, whole genome shotgun sequence genomic window carries:
- the foxo3a gene encoding forkhead box protein O3a — MAEAPCNEPPLDIDPDFEPQKRPRSCTWPLPRPESGAGKPANDTDVIPEEEDDEGSGDAQKASGGGGGGGGGATNPRETSSSISISKPVEVQREPCKEEEAADGSPSSAQTPPAAAALSGSASQQLRKSSARRNAWGNYSYADLITQAIESSPEKRLTLSQIYDWMVRSVPYFKDKGDSNSSAGWKNSIRHNLSLHSRFVKVQNEGTGKSSWWMVNPEGGKGGKAPRRRAVSMDNSKYIKGARGRATKKKASLQAAQDGSSESSSSLSKWTGSPTSRSSDELDAWTDFRSRTNSNASTLSGRLSPILANLELDEVPDDDSPLSPMLYSSPSSMSPSTGHTGLSDLAGTMNLNDGLSDNLMDDLLDNISLTASQQPPPGEEDVGANGQGSSVFTFSCSGSSLGSPSGVYGSNPLFSPPSITSLRQSPMQTIQENKQTTFSCVSHFSDDQTLQDLLSLDSHGPANVMLTQSDPLMSQASAAINLQNSRRNTMLLRKDPAFANPAGEGQAESASAPGWQAGLSASDNAAKQPHLKTPGKNASMQLSGQDRFPADLDLDVFNGSLECDMDSIIRNELMEADCLDLSFDSRLASAQNTNRSSGSFSSSKPTSPHSWVPS, encoded by the exons ATGGCTGAGGCACCCTGCAACGAGCCCCCGTTAGACATAGATCCGGATTTCGAGCCCCAGAAACGGCCGCGCTCTTGCACTTGGCCCCTTCCCCGTCCGGAGTCTGGTGCGGGCAAGCCCGCAAATGACACTGACGTAATCCccgaagaggaggatgatgaggggAGTGGCGATGCCCAGAAAGccagcggtggtggtggtggtggtggtggtggtgctacCAACCCCAGGGAAACAAGTAGCAGCATCTCGATCTCCAAGCCCGTGGAGGTCCAGCGGGAGCCCTGCAAAGAAGAGGAGGCCGCCGATGGCTCGCCTTCCTCGGCGCAGACCCCTCCGGCCGCCGCGGCGCTCAGCGGCTCTGCCTCCCAGCAGCTTCGGAAGTCCTCCGCCCGCAGGAACGCATGGGGCAATTACTCCTATGCAGACCTGATTACCCAGGCCATCGAGAGCTCCCCCGAGAAGAGGCTGACCTTGTCCCAGATCTATGACTGGATGGTGAGGTCTGTGCCGTATTTCAAGGACAAAGGCGACAGTAACAGCTCTGCTGGCTGGAAG AATTCCATCCGACACAATTTGTCCCTCCATAGCCGTTTTGTAAAAGTCCAGAATGAAGGAACTGGGAAGAGTTCCTGGTGGATGGTCAACCCAGAAGGAGGTAAAGGAGGCAAAGCCCCCCGGCGGCGGGCGGTATCCATGGATAACAGCAAATACATCAAAGGCGCCCGAGGACGCGCCACCAAGAAGAAAGCCTCGCTGCAGGCGGCTCAGGACGGCAGCTCCGAGAGCTCATCCAGCCTCTCCAAATGGACAGGAAGTCCCACCTCCCGCAGCAGCGACGAGCTGGACGCCTGGACGGACTTCCGCTCTCGGACCAACTCCAACGCCAGCACCCTCAGCGGCCGTCTGTCTCCCATCCTGGCCAACCTGGAGCTGGACGAGGTGCCGGACGACGACTCGCCCCTGTCCCCCATGCTCTACTCCAGCCCCAGCAGCATGTCCCCCTCCACCGGCCACACGGGGCTGTCCGATCTGGCGGGAACCATGAACCTCAACGACGGGCTCTCTGACAACCTGATGGATGACCTATTGGACAACATCAGCCTGACGGCGTCCCAGCAGCCTCCTCCTGGAGAGGAAGACGTCGGAGCAAACGGTCAGGGGTCCTCAGTGTTTACCTTCAGCTGCTCGGGAAGCAGTCTGGGCAGCCCCTCCGGCGTCTACGGGTCCAACCCTCTCTTTAGCCCTCCGTCCATCACGAGCTTGCGGCAGTCGCCCATGCAGACCATCCAGGAGAACAAGCAGACCACCTTCTCCTGCGTCTCGCACTTCAGCGATGACCAGACCCTGCAAGATCTCCTCAGCCTGGATTCCCACGGCCCCGCCAACGTCATGCTCACGCAGTCGGACCCGCTCATGTCGCAAGCCAGCGCCGCCATCAACCTGCAAAACTCCCGCCGGAACACCATGCTGCTCCGCAAGGACCCCGCGTTTGCGAACCCCGCCGGCGAAGGTCAGGCTGAAAGCGCTTCAGCTCCCGGTTGGCAAGCTGGCTTGTCGGCCTCTGATAACGCCGCTAAGCAGCCACACCTGAAGACCCCCGGCAAGAACGCGTCTATGCAGCTGTCTGGTCAGGATCGCTTCCCCGCCGATCTGGACCTGGACGTGTTCAACGGCAGCCTGGAGTGCGACATGGACTCCATCATCCGCAACGAACTGATGGAAGCCGATTGCCTAGATCTCAGCTTTGACTCCCGCCTCGCCTCCGCCCAGAACACCAACAGGAGTTCAGGAAGCTTCTCCAGCTCCAAACCAACGTCCCCTCACAGCTGGGTCCCAAGCTGA